The Pungitius pungitius chromosome 8, fPunPun2.1, whole genome shotgun sequence genome has a window encoding:
- the LOC119229954 gene encoding aminoacylase-1A-like, producing the protein MLPECDGGGRSPPGGEDPSVSLFREYLRVKTVHPDPDYDAALHFLDRMAEELELPIRKIEACPGRVVTIMTWEGTNPALKSILLNSHTDVVPVYQEHWKYDAFSAFKDAEGNIFARGSQDMKCVTIQYIQAVKRLKAEGRKLMRTVHLMFVPDEEVGGHKGMETFVKHPEFQKLNIGFALDEGLANPGEAYTVFYGERNPWWITVHCPGSPGHGSRFVENTAAEKMRRVINSFLDFREKEKHRLNTSECFTLGDVTTVNMTMVKGGVAYNVIPAEMDVSFDLRIPPQVNLQEFERQIKEWCNEAGDDVTYEFAQKHMNQNLTSTAENDPWWSAFAAACDELNLTLEKEIFPAATDSRFIRAVGIPAIGFSPMNRTPILLHDHNEYLNEGVFLKGISVFERLIPTLASVPAFPDEA; encoded by the exons ATGCTGCCTGAATGTGATGGAGGCGGACGCAGCCCCCCCGGGGGAGAGGACCCCTCCGTGAGTCTGTTCAGAGAGTACCTGCGCGTGAAGACGGTTCACCCAGACCCGGATTACG aTGCTGCTCTTCATTTCTTGGACAGAATGGCAGAGGAGCTTGAGCTACCTATCAGAAAGATTGag GCCTGTCCAGGCAGAGTAGTGACGATCATGACATGGGAAGGGACCAACCCAGCCCTGAAGTCCATTTTACTGAATTCCCACACAGACGTCGTACCTGTTTACCAG GAACATTGGAAATACGATGCTTTCAGTGCTTTCAAAGATGCAGAGGGCAACATTTTTGCCCGGGGATCACAGGACATGAAATGTGTAACTATACA GTACATCCAGGCCGTCAAAAGGCTGAAGGCAGAGGGACGGAAACTGATGCGCACTGTGCACTTGATGTTTGTTCCTG ATGAAGAAGTGGGAGGTCACAAGGGAATGGAAACATTTGTTAAGCATCCAGAGTTCCAAAAATTAAACATTGGCTTTGCGCTTGATGAAG GTCTGGCGAACCCTGGCGAGGCCTACACTGTGTTCTATGGAGAGAGGAACCCCTGGT GGATCACAGTCCACTGCCCAGGTAGTCCAGGTCATGGTTCTAGGTTTGTGGAGAACACAGCTGCTGAGAAGATG CGCAGAGTCATAAACTCTTTCCTGGActtcagagagaaggagaaacaccG GCTAAACACCAGTGAGTGCTTCACGCTTGGCGATGTCACCACTGTCAATATGACCATGGTCAAAGGAGGCGTGGCCTACAACGTCATCCCGGCCGAAATGGACGTCAGTTTTGACCTAAGAATACCACCTCAAGTGAATCTACAG GAGTTTGAAAGACAGATCAAAGAGTGGTGTAATGAAGCAGGAGACGATGTCACCTACGAGTTTGCTCAG AAACATATGAACCAAAATCTGACGTCTACAGCAGAGAATGATCCTTGGTGGAGCGCCTTCGCTGCAGCTTGTGACGAATT GAACTTAACTCTGGAAAAGGAGATATTTCCAGCTGCGACAGACAGCCGTTTTATCCGAGCA GTGGGCATCCCTGCCATCGGCTTTTCCCCGATGAACCGGACCCCCATCCTGCTGCACGATCACAACGAGTATCTGAACGAAGGCGTCTTCCTGAAGGGAATCAGCGTGTTTGAGAGGCTCATCCCAACTCTTGCCAGTGTTCCTGCCTTCCCTGACGAGGCCTAG